In Chryseobacterium gleum, a single genomic region encodes these proteins:
- a CDS encoding lysophospholipid acyltransferase family protein produces the protein MSLISKNDLIKASGLNKIGFLKNPVASAVMSIAKINEVNKLYDKLKDKEGKDFFDSFVRERNLSYVAFEEDLAKIPKTGPFILVSNHPLGAIDGILMCKILTEVRPDFKVMGNFLLEKIKPMEPYVIAVNPFENRKEAYSSSSGMRETLKHLQNGGCVGIFPAGEVSNKNNPYGEILDKEWEKTALKLIRMAKVPVVPMYFHAKNSRLFYQVAKLHPNLQTLMLPAEMMNDREKPIRIRIGRPITVKAMDDMETIEELGEFLKRKVYMMKSYYEKRKSLAQSINLKNLSVKFPLLKEENIVQNIIDETPLEDIINDVDKLRGTDKMLFSNGNYEIYFTTYEEIPSIMREIGRQRELTFRAVGEGSNLPFDLDEYDKHYHHLFLWDNGEKKLVGAYRMALGREVMKKYGIKGFYTSSLFEFEQDIHPFFKKVIEMGRAYICQEYQQKPLPLFLLWRGIVHVCLRNPDHKFLMGGVSISNKFSEFSKSLMIEFMRSNYFDSAVAQYITPRNEYKVKLRDRDKNIFFEEMESDLNKLDKIIDDLEPELRLPVLIKKYIKQNAKVIAFNVDPNFNDAIDGLMYIRISDLPENTIKPVLEEMSEQIRKEQENNPADNQ, from the coding sequence ATGAGTTTAATTTCGAAAAACGATCTGATCAAAGCTTCCGGCTTAAACAAAATCGGGTTCCTTAAGAACCCGGTAGCATCTGCTGTGATGAGCATTGCTAAAATAAATGAAGTAAATAAATTATACGATAAATTAAAAGATAAGGAAGGCAAAGACTTTTTCGACTCATTTGTGAGAGAAAGAAACCTAAGCTACGTAGCTTTTGAAGAGGATCTGGCAAAGATTCCGAAAACGGGACCGTTTATTCTGGTTTCCAATCACCCGCTGGGTGCTATTGACGGAATCCTGATGTGCAAGATCCTGACAGAGGTTCGCCCGGATTTCAAGGTAATGGGGAATTTCCTTTTGGAAAAGATCAAACCTATGGAGCCGTATGTAATCGCTGTAAATCCTTTTGAAAACAGAAAAGAAGCTTATAGCAGTTCTTCAGGAATGCGTGAAACACTCAAGCATTTACAAAACGGAGGCTGCGTAGGTATTTTCCCGGCAGGAGAAGTTTCCAACAAAAATAATCCATACGGAGAAATTTTAGATAAGGAATGGGAAAAAACAGCACTTAAGCTTATCAGAATGGCTAAGGTTCCGGTAGTTCCAATGTATTTCCATGCCAAAAACAGCCGGCTTTTTTATCAGGTAGCCAAGCTTCATCCAAATTTACAAACCCTGATGCTTCCTGCAGAAATGATGAATGACAGGGAAAAACCTATCAGAATCAGAATTGGACGTCCCATTACAGTAAAGGCAATGGACGATATGGAAACAATAGAGGAATTGGGAGAGTTTCTGAAACGTAAGGTTTATATGATGAAATCTTATTATGAGAAAAGAAAATCTCTTGCTCAGAGTATCAATCTTAAGAACTTATCTGTAAAATTTCCTTTATTGAAGGAAGAAAATATTGTTCAGAATATTATTGATGAAACTCCTCTTGAAGATATCATAAATGATGTTGACAAATTGAGAGGAACTGACAAAATGCTGTTCAGTAACGGAAATTACGAGATCTACTTTACGACTTATGAGGAAATCCCTTCTATCATGAGGGAAATCGGACGTCAGAGAGAACTTACCTTCCGTGCTGTAGGTGAAGGAAGTAACCTTCCTTTTGATCTGGATGAATATGATAAGCATTACCATCATCTTTTCCTTTGGGACAATGGTGAGAAAAAACTGGTGGGAGCCTACAGAATGGCACTGGGTAGAGAAGTAATGAAGAAATATGGCATCAAAGGCTTTTATACAAGTTCTTTATTTGAATTTGAGCAGGACATCCACCCTTTCTTTAAAAAGGTAATCGAAATGGGCCGTGCCTATATTTGCCAGGAATATCAGCAAAAGCCTCTTCCACTCTTTCTTTTATGGAGAGGAATTGTACATGTATGCCTGAGAAATCCAGACCATAAATTCCTTATGGGAGGTGTGAGCATCTCGAATAAGTTCTCGGAATTCTCAAAGTCTCTGATGATCGAGTTTATGCGCTCCAATTATTTTGATTCTGCTGTAGCTCAATATATCACTCCAAGGAATGAGTACAAGGTAAAGCTTCGTGACAGGGATAAAAACATCTTCTTTGAGGAAATGGAATCTGACCTTAATAAGCTGGATAAGATTATTGATGATCTTGAGCCTGAACTGAGACTTCCTGTCCTGATCAAAAAATACATCAAACAAAACGCAAAAGTAATTGCTTTTAATGTGGATCCCAACTTTAATGATGCGATCGATGGATTGATGTATATCCGAATCAGTGACCTTCCGGAAAACACGATAAAACCGGTATTGGAAGAGATGAGCGAACAGATCAGAAAAGAGCAGGAAAATAATCCGGCTGATAATCAGTAG
- a CDS encoding aspartate kinase gives MKIFKFGGASVKDADSVKNVSRVLESQGFAKCLLVISAMGKTTNELEKVVELYFKKENYQTEIEKIKQKHIEIAEGLFPENHAVFAEINLFFDDIDSFLRRNKSPNYNFVYDQVVSCGEMISTKIVSEYLNEIQFTNQWLDARDYIKTDNSYREGMVDWTKTEEFISNLNPEICYVTQGFIGSDENNFTVTLGREGSDYSAAIFAYCLNAEAMTIWKDVPGVMTGDPRKFSDVKLLSNISYEEAIEMAYYGASVIHPKTLQPLQQKNIPFYVKSFVDPTKEGTKVGASEKNQQEETYILKENQDLLKISTRDFSFIAEDHMSLIFGYLSKYKIKVSLMQNSAISLALCLEDKFNHIDELNEELQKIFKTEAIKNVSLFTVRNAKKDHIDQFYHEKNVLLEQISKNTLQMVTQ, from the coding sequence ATGAAAATTTTCAAGTTTGGTGGAGCATCTGTAAAAGATGCTGACAGTGTTAAAAACGTGTCCAGGGTTCTGGAAAGCCAAGGATTTGCCAAATGTTTGCTGGTGATTTCGGCAATGGGCAAAACGACCAACGAGTTGGAAAAGGTTGTAGAGCTTTATTTCAAAAAAGAAAACTATCAAACTGAGATTGAAAAGATAAAACAAAAACATATTGAGATTGCGGAGGGACTTTTCCCTGAAAACCACGCTGTTTTTGCTGAAATTAACCTCTTTTTTGATGATATTGATTCATTTTTAAGAAGAAACAAGTCTCCCAATTACAACTTTGTATATGATCAGGTGGTAAGCTGCGGAGAAATGATCTCTACAAAAATCGTAAGTGAGTATCTGAATGAGATCCAGTTTACCAATCAATGGCTGGATGCCAGGGATTATATAAAGACAGATAATTCATACAGAGAAGGTATGGTAGACTGGACAAAGACTGAAGAATTTATTTCAAATCTTAATCCTGAAATCTGCTATGTCACACAAGGATTTATTGGATCTGACGAGAATAATTTTACGGTAACATTAGGTAGAGAGGGCTCTGACTACTCTGCTGCTATTTTTGCCTATTGCTTAAATGCAGAAGCGATGACCATCTGGAAAGATGTACCGGGAGTGATGACGGGAGATCCAAGGAAATTCAGTGATGTAAAGCTGCTTTCCAATATTTCCTACGAGGAAGCAATTGAGATGGCTTATTACGGTGCAAGCGTTATTCACCCGAAGACATTGCAGCCGTTACAGCAAAAAAATATTCCTTTTTATGTAAAATCTTTCGTAGATCCTACCAAAGAGGGAACAAAAGTAGGCGCTTCTGAAAAAAACCAGCAAGAGGAAACTTATATTCTTAAAGAAAATCAGGACCTTCTGAAAATCTCTACACGAGACTTTTCCTTCATTGCGGAAGACCATATGAGTTTGATTTTCGGATATTTATCCAAATATAAAATTAAAGTTTCCTTAATGCAGAATTCTGCAATCTCCCTGGCATTGTGCCTGGAAGACAAGTTTAATCATATTGATGAGCTCAACGAAGAGCTTCAAAAAATTTTTAAAACCGAAGCAATTAAAAATGTATCTTTATTCACAGTAAGAAATGCGAAGAAGGATCACATTGATCAATTTTACCATGAAAAAAATGTATTATTGGAACAAATTTCCAAGAATACTCTTCAAATGGTAACACAATAA
- a CDS encoding non-ribosomal peptide synthetase — protein MKHSIIPENADNEFSIQQSQFKNVISIFKEVSRSLPEKTAIISESKSLSYEELDLQSDQLASYLLSLQLKKGTPIAVCMSQSTERIVAFLAILKVGSAYIPIDGQLPENRIKIIIEDSQAELVITEDPYLDKFEETQAQLINMSHGINEPAGDRITINPDDIDLKQTAYIIYTSGSTGIPKGVEIHHEAFYAFIVSFTKLWGYSAKDRTLQFSSAGFDVSIIDIWIPLFTGATVVLYPDNKIVGKPLLDFIVDHQIEVVPFLPPAVLSTLPTNLPIGKLHTLSIAGEVPSEQTVKNWCNRIRLINVYGPTETTVGVITHHFQDDTNPHIIGKPLEGTHIHILNQDMEYVNEGITGEIYIGGMQVAKGYINKPAETSEVFIDAPEWMQSDYGISYRLYKSGDRGFLRKDGNIEFVGRLDEQVKLRGYRIELKEIEHHIGQLAQVANVAVKVHRPDQGQPVLVAFLELYETDKERITAEDIRARLKQSLPTYMLPEKIILYDKLPLTITGKIDKSKLHVPLQQSAKKAKEKVDTSDLKQEIKEIWMDLLNLDEINENDNFFELGGHSLMLGHLHALLPFNIQKRISLPELYQFPTISLFVKEAETRLAQNQLSQQQKARLVEQQLIKDAQLPFDFEITIQPDPKILSNPSTIFLTGVTGFVGSHLLEELIPRNPNAVIYCLVRAENETLGLERIKSTFLKFKLIWKTEYEDKIKIVLGDLTQPKLGIDEELYEYLLKNIEVIYHMGSDVSYVKPYEHIKKPNVDGMAHILHLAVHEKTKFLIISSSIGVYSWGRSFTGKTWMTEDDPIEQNLPAVCRDMGYIRSKWVMDSMASKARAKGLPLINFRLGFVVCHGETGATPLNQWWSSLMRSCIELKAFPLVMGLKDEVITVDYVCKSIAHISQNPEAIGLNFNLNPLPEHDLSLTDFCVRITDYCGLEMKSLDFETWFEQWKRNHETPVYALLYLFSDDVHEGKSLVEAYENTYYFKSSNTERFLEGSDIRPAIFNKPVIEAYLRYMKMI, from the coding sequence ATGAAACATTCAATCATTCCCGAAAATGCTGACAATGAATTTAGCATTCAACAAAGTCAGTTTAAAAATGTTATTTCTATTTTTAAAGAAGTAAGCCGTTCTTTACCCGAAAAAACAGCAATTATTTCAGAAAGTAAAAGCCTCTCCTACGAAGAACTGGATCTCCAATCGGATCAACTGGCCTCCTATCTTCTGTCCTTACAATTAAAAAAAGGAACTCCCATTGCTGTCTGCATGTCACAATCTACTGAACGTATTGTTGCTTTTCTGGCTATACTGAAAGTAGGGTCAGCGTATATTCCTATTGATGGACAATTGCCGGAAAACAGGATTAAAATCATTATCGAAGATTCACAAGCTGAACTTGTCATCACTGAAGATCCCTATCTTGACAAATTTGAAGAAACACAGGCTCAATTGATTAATATGAGCCACGGAATTAATGAACCTGCAGGGGATCGGATTACAATCAATCCAGATGATATAGATCTGAAGCAGACAGCCTATATTATTTATACTTCAGGAAGTACAGGGATTCCAAAAGGTGTAGAAATTCATCATGAGGCTTTTTATGCTTTTATTGTATCTTTCACAAAACTTTGGGGTTATTCTGCTAAAGACAGGACACTTCAGTTCAGTTCAGCCGGATTTGATGTTTCTATCATTGATATTTGGATTCCTTTGTTTACAGGAGCAACCGTTGTTCTGTATCCTGATAATAAAATTGTTGGAAAACCTTTGCTGGACTTTATTGTTGATCACCAGATCGAAGTTGTTCCTTTTCTTCCTCCGGCTGTATTGAGCACATTACCAACAAATCTTCCCATCGGAAAGCTCCATACCCTTTCCATTGCAGGTGAAGTACCGTCAGAACAAACAGTAAAAAACTGGTGCAACAGAATACGTCTCATTAACGTATATGGTCCTACTGAAACTACCGTAGGTGTTATCACCCATCATTTTCAGGATGATACCAATCCTCATATTATTGGAAAACCTTTGGAGGGTACCCATATTCATATTCTCAATCAAGATATGGAGTATGTGAATGAAGGTATTACCGGAGAAATTTATATTGGTGGTATGCAGGTAGCAAAAGGGTACATCAATAAGCCGGCAGAAACCTCAGAAGTATTCATTGATGCACCTGAATGGATGCAGTCTGATTACGGAATCAGCTACAGATTATATAAATCCGGCGATCGGGGATTCTTGCGGAAAGATGGTAACATTGAGTTTGTAGGGCGTCTGGACGAGCAGGTAAAATTACGAGGATACAGAATCGAATTAAAAGAAATTGAACATCATATAGGACAACTGGCACAGGTTGCGAATGTGGCCGTAAAAGTACATCGCCCAGACCAGGGACAGCCTGTTCTTGTTGCATTTCTGGAACTTTATGAAACAGACAAAGAACGTATCACTGCGGAAGATATCCGTGCAAGACTGAAACAAAGTCTTCCAACTTATATGCTTCCTGAAAAAATTATTTTGTATGACAAACTTCCCTTGACTATTACTGGAAAAATTGATAAGAGCAAGCTTCATGTTCCCTTACAGCAATCCGCAAAAAAGGCAAAGGAAAAAGTAGATACCTCAGATCTTAAACAGGAAATAAAGGAAATATGGATGGATTTACTGAACCTTGATGAAATAAATGAAAATGATAATTTCTTTGAATTGGGTGGACATTCTCTGATGCTAGGACATCTGCACGCCCTTTTACCATTTAACATCCAGAAAAGAATATCACTTCCGGAGCTGTATCAGTTCCCAACCATATCTCTTTTTGTAAAGGAAGCAGAAACCCGGCTGGCACAAAATCAGCTTAGCCAGCAACAGAAAGCCCGTCTTGTGGAACAACAGCTTATAAAGGATGCCCAACTTCCTTTTGATTTTGAAATTACCATACAACCTGATCCTAAGATTTTATCTAATCCTTCCACAATTTTCCTCACAGGTGTTACAGGTTTTGTCGGTTCCCATCTTTTGGAAGAACTCATTCCCCGGAATCCGAATGCTGTTATTTATTGTCTTGTAAGGGCTGAGAACGAAACGTTGGGTCTGGAACGTATTAAAAGTACTTTTTTAAAATTCAAACTGATATGGAAAACAGAGTATGAGGATAAAATCAAAATTGTTTTAGGTGACCTGACCCAGCCCAAATTAGGAATTGATGAAGAATTATATGAATACCTTCTGAAAAACATTGAGGTAATTTACCACATGGGAAGTGATGTAAGTTATGTGAAACCTTACGAACACATCAAAAAACCAAATGTTGACGGCATGGCGCATATATTACATCTGGCAGTTCATGAAAAAACAAAATTCCTGATCATTTCTTCATCTATAGGAGTTTACAGCTGGGGAAGAAGCTTTACAGGAAAAACATGGATGACAGAGGATGATCCTATTGAACAAAACTTACCTGCCGTATGCCGAGATATGGGATATATCAGAAGCAAATGGGTAATGGACAGTATGGCTTCGAAAGCCCGTGCCAAAGGTCTTCCCCTGATCAATTTCCGTTTAGGGTTTGTAGTTTGCCATGGGGAAACCGGTGCCACTCCATTAAACCAATGGTGGAGTTCACTGATGCGTTCCTGTATTGAACTAAAAGCTTTTCCATTGGTAATGGGATTAAAAGATGAAGTAATCACTGTAGATTATGTCTGCAAATCTATTGCTCATATCAGCCAGAATCCGGAGGCAATTGGGCTCAACTTTAATCTGAATCCTTTACCGGAGCATGATCTGTCTCTTACCGATTTTTGTGTCCGTATCACCGATTACTGCGGACTGGAAATGAAAAGTTTAGATTTTGAAACCTGGTTTGAACAATGGAAACGAAATCATGAAACGCCTGTCTATGCATTGCTTTATTTGTTTTCTGATGATGTTCACGAAGGAAAATCGCTGGTGGAAGCTTATGAAAACACCTATTATTTTAAAAGCAGTAATACAGAACGTTTTTTAGAAGGTTCAGATATCAGACCCGCCATTTTTAATAAGCCGGTTATAGAAGCGTATCTCAGATATATGAAGATGATTTAG